One window of Betaproteobacteria bacterium genomic DNA carries:
- a CDS encoding tripartite tricarboxylate transporter permease: MDVLSNLALGFGVALTLKNLTYCFVGVFLGTLIGVLPGIGPLVTIAMLLPITFGLDPVSSLIMLAGIFYGAQYGGSTTAILVNMPGEVSSAVTAIDGYQMARQGRAGPALAIAAISSFVAGIISTVLVAFFGPLVGMWALEFGAAEYFSLMLMGLVFSAVLAHGDLVKSLAMVVIGLMLGLVGTDVTSGLPRFSFGVAELLDGVGFTVVAVGLFAVAEIVQNLARTDKVEVFTKDVKNLMPTWADIKTATMPTLRGTALGSFFGALPGITASVASFSAYMLEKKLAKDPSRFGKGAIEGVAAPEAANNAAAQTHFIPTLTLGIPASAVMALMLGALTMQGIQPGPQVMTSRPDLFWGLVASMFVGNVLLLLLNLPLVGLWARLIQVPYRWLFPAILMFAALGNFSLNNSAMDVYLCAAVGVLGYVFAKLDCQPAPLILGYVLGPMLEENLRRALLMSDGSFAVFFTRPISVAFLLVTALILLAMVVPALRRGKELALEEGDAG, from the coding sequence TTGGACGTCCTCTCGAATCTGGCGCTGGGCTTCGGTGTCGCGCTCACCCTCAAGAACCTGACCTACTGCTTCGTCGGCGTCTTCCTCGGCACGCTCATCGGCGTCCTGCCCGGCATCGGCCCGCTGGTCACCATCGCGATGCTGCTGCCGATCACCTTCGGCCTCGACCCGGTGAGTTCCCTCATCATGCTGGCCGGCATCTTCTACGGCGCGCAATACGGCGGCTCGACCACGGCCATTCTCGTCAACATGCCCGGCGAGGTCTCCTCGGCCGTGACGGCCATCGACGGCTACCAGATGGCGCGCCAGGGGCGCGCCGGGCCGGCACTCGCCATCGCGGCGATTTCCTCCTTCGTGGCCGGAATCATCTCGACGGTGCTGGTCGCCTTTTTCGGGCCGCTGGTCGGCATGTGGGCGCTCGAGTTCGGGGCGGCCGAGTATTTCTCGCTGATGCTGATGGGCCTCGTCTTCTCCGCGGTGCTGGCGCATGGCGACCTCGTGAAGTCCCTCGCGATGGTGGTGATCGGGCTGATGCTCGGCCTCGTGGGCACGGACGTCACCTCGGGTCTGCCTCGCTTCTCCTTCGGCGTGGCGGAACTGCTCGACGGCGTGGGCTTCACGGTGGTCGCGGTCGGCCTCTTCGCCGTCGCGGAAATTGTCCAGAACCTCGCCCGCACCGACAAGGTGGAGGTCTTCACCAAGGATGTGAAGAACCTCATGCCAACCTGGGCGGACATCAAGACCGCCACGATGCCGACCCTGCGCGGAACGGCCCTGGGCTCCTTCTTCGGCGCGCTGCCGGGCATCACCGCCTCCGTGGCGTCCTTCTCGGCCTACATGCTGGAGAAGAAGCTCGCGAAGGATCCCTCGCGGTTCGGCAAGGGCGCCATCGAAGGCGTTGCCGCGCCGGAGGCCGCCAACAATGCCGCGGCGCAGACGCACTTCATTCCCACCCTGACGCTGGGCATCCCCGCGAGCGCCGTCATGGCGCTGATGCTGGGCGCCCTCACGATGCAGGGCATCCAGCCCGGCCCGCAGGTGATGACGTCCCGGCCCGACCTCTTCTGGGGACTCGTCGCCAGCATGTTCGTCGGCAACGTCCTGCTCCTCCTGCTCAACCTGCCCCTGGTGGGTCTCTGGGCGCGCCTCATACAGGTGCCGTACCGGTGGCTGTTTCCCGCCATCCTGATGTTCGCCGCGCTCGGCAACTTCAGCCTGAACAACAGCGCCATGGACGTCTACCTGTGCGCGGCCGTCGGCGTGCTGGGCTACGTCTTCGCGAAACTCGATTGCCAGCCGGCCCCCCTCATCCTCGGCTACGTGCTCGGACCGATGCTCGAGGAAAACCTCCGTCGCGCACTCCTCATGTCGGACGGCAGCTTCGCGGTCTTCTTCACCCGCCCCATC